In the Populus nigra chromosome 2, ddPopNigr1.1, whole genome shotgun sequence genome, TTGCTCAAACAAAAACCAATATGAATCAATTTTGCCAAATTATGTTTCGATTCAATCCCAGACGAAAGATTCAACGCCACATTTCAATCATTAGACGATGCATTCTCCGTATATGGGATCACCTTCTCATTTGTTCATTAGGGAAGCCTGTTCGCTATCGCCGCATGCTGTCACACCAGTCTCTAGCTACCGACGAGACAATGCCGAGCGCAACACCACCACCGACATGTCATAACCATCACGATAATGATTCTGACTTGGTAGCTTTAAAGATTAGCCTCTTAGGTGATTGTCAGATTGGAAAGACAAGTTTTCtggttagtatatatattttttgtagatTTTTCTATAGAATATTTACGTACATGGTTTTTTTAGCCATACGATGGCTGGCTATAATAATTATTCTGCCCTCAAATATTTTGAAGGAAAAGTATGTGGGAAATGAGAAAGATGAGGGAGTGAAGCATAACAAcggtttgaaattgatgaaaaaaacattgatggTTAAGGATGCACGTATTTCTTATAGTCTCTGGGAACTAGACGGTAAGTTAACTTCCCAGCACTTTGTGAATAagatcacattaaaaaaaaaaaaaaacttccttctCCTATCAAAATATACAATTAATGgtacaaaaaaaatgttattcaCGGTGTAGGCGATGAAGGATTGGAGCAGCAAATTCCGGTGGCTTGCAAGGGATCTGTGGCTATTTTGATCATGTTTGATCTAACTAGTCGGGTCACTTTAAACAGGTTTCTTTAGTTAAATTCTTGATTATCTATTATACACCTTTCCCCCTCTTCATGTGGACATTAAGGATTGATTAGTAgaatgtttaatttatttatgaaaagtcCATCATTATTGCAGTGTTATAAGGTGGTACCAAGAAGCAAGGAGATGGAATCAGGTATAAATCTGCATTAGCGCACCTTTCTTTGGTTTGATATGTTCTTGGTTGCTGCAGGATTCTGATCATCTTGTTGTTATTTGTTTGctttcttgaattttcttaGACCGCAGTTCCTGTTATAATAGGAACCAAGTT is a window encoding:
- the LOC133682958 gene encoding septum-promoting GTP-binding protein 1-like, encoding MNQFCQIMFRFNPRRKIQRHISIIRRCILRIWDHLLICSLGKPVRYRRMLSHQSLATDETMPSATPPPTCHNHHDNDSDLVALKISLLGDCQIGKTSFLEKYVGNEKDEGVKHNNGLKLMKKTLMVKDARISYSLWELDGDEGLEQQIPVACKGSVAILIMFDLTSRVTLNSVIRWYQEARRWNQTAVPVIIGTKFDDFIQLPIDLQWTIASQARAYAKVLNATLFFSSATYNINVNKIFKFITAKLFDLPWTLERNLTIGEPIIDF